One region of Bosea sp. 29B genomic DNA includes:
- a CDS encoding endonuclease/exonuclease/phosphatase family protein yields MKLITWNIQWARGMDDRVDPARVVAHARQMADFDVLCLQEVADNFPELDFNDETDQFARFAELLPGFTAIEGIGVDVDDGKGGRQRFGNLLLTRYPVAQALRHLLPWEAAETRNMPRVLIEAMALTPLGPIRLMTTHLEYSASELRAAQVEGIREAHRMALARHVRPRSAGPHTYRMTPSSPSAVLTGDFNMRPDDPVLARLLAPFEGGEPPLVDLWGAVKGEVPHPPTANLFDQTYGQAGCLDYVLATPDLAARARTITCDVETKVSDHQPILVEFDLG; encoded by the coding sequence ATGAAGCTGATCACCTGGAACATCCAGTGGGCTCGCGGCATGGACGATCGCGTCGATCCGGCGCGCGTCGTCGCCCATGCCCGGCAGATGGCGGATTTCGACGTGCTCTGCCTGCAGGAGGTCGCCGACAATTTCCCCGAGCTCGACTTCAATGACGAGACCGACCAATTCGCCCGCTTCGCCGAATTGCTGCCCGGCTTCACCGCGATCGAGGGCATCGGCGTCGATGTCGATGACGGCAAGGGGGGCCGCCAGCGCTTCGGTAACCTCCTTCTTACGCGCTATCCGGTGGCACAGGCGCTGCGCCATCTCCTGCCCTGGGAGGCGGCGGAGACCCGCAACATGCCGCGCGTTCTGATCGAGGCGATGGCGCTGACCCCGCTCGGCCCGATCAGGCTGATGACGACGCATCTCGAATACTCGGCTTCGGAGCTGCGCGCCGCGCAGGTCGAGGGCATCCGCGAGGCTCACCGCATGGCACTGGCCCGCCACGTCAGGCCGCGCTCGGCCGGGCCGCACACCTACCGGATGACGCCGAGCTCGCCGAGCGCGGTGCTGACCGGCGACTTCAACATGCGGCCTGACGATCCCGTGCTGGCGCGCTTGCTGGCTCCATTCGAGGGCGGCGAGCCGCCCTTGGTCGATCTCTGGGGCGCGGTGAAGGGCGAGGTTCCGCATCCGCCGACCGCCAACCTGTTCGACCAGACCTATGGCCAGGCGGGCTGCCTCGACTATGTGCTGGCGACGCCCGATCTCGCGGCGCGAGCCCGTACGATCACCTGCGATGTCGAGACCAAGGTCTCCGACCACCAGCCGATCCTCGTCGAGTTCGACCTTGGCTGA
- a CDS encoding carbohydrate ABC transporter permease, giving the protein MAATRPDPYAPKGLALTLESLGAILLALIWVLPLAYAVWAAIHPAEYTTRFVLTAPLTLENFSRAWAAAPFARYFLNTFILVTMILAFQLVLGTLAAYALARQDFWGRDIAFALILAQLMIMPDALIVENYRTLARVNLIDTIPAIALPYIASAFGIFLLRQTFKTVPKELDDAARVEGASPLQVLMKVYVPLAKPTYIAYGLVSVSYHWNNFLWPLLVTNSVESRPLTVGLQVFSSSDQGIDWAVICAATLMTSAPLLVGFLLFQRQFVQSFMRAGIK; this is encoded by the coding sequence ATGGCCGCGACCCGTCCCGATCCTTACGCGCCGAAGGGCCTGGCGCTGACGCTCGAATCCCTGGGTGCGATCCTGCTCGCGCTGATCTGGGTGCTGCCCTTGGCCTATGCGGTCTGGGCCGCGATCCATCCGGCCGAATACACCACCCGCTTCGTGCTGACCGCGCCGCTGACGCTGGAGAATTTCAGCCGCGCCTGGGCGGCGGCGCCCTTCGCGCGCTATTTCCTCAACACCTTCATCCTGGTCACCATGATCCTCGCCTTCCAGCTCGTGCTGGGGACGCTCGCCGCCTATGCGCTGGCGCGGCAGGATTTCTGGGGAAGGGACATCGCCTTCGCGCTGATCCTGGCGCAGTTGATGATCATGCCCGACGCGCTGATCGTCGAGAACTACCGCACGCTCGCCAGGGTCAACCTGATCGACACGATCCCGGCGATCGCCTTGCCCTATATCGCCTCGGCCTTCGGCATCTTCCTGCTGCGGCAGACCTTCAAGACCGTGCCGAAGGAGCTCGACGACGCGGCCCGCGTCGAAGGGGCAAGTCCGTTGCAGGTGCTGATGAAGGTCTATGTGCCGCTCGCCAAACCGACCTATATCGCCTACGGGCTGGTCTCGGTGAGCTATCACTGGAACAACTTCCTCTGGCCGCTGCTGGTGACCAATTCGGTCGAGTCGCGGCCGCTGACAGTCGGTCTCCAGGTCTTCTCGTCGAGCGACCAGGGTATCGACTGGGCGGTGATCTGCGCCGCGACGCTGATGACCTCGGCGCCACTGCTGGTCGGCTTCCTGCTGTTCCAGCGTCAGTTCGTGCAGAGTTTCATGCGCGCGGGAATCAAGTGA
- a CDS encoding sugar ABC transporter permease — protein MNNRATATIHGWLLLLPAMACLALFTHWPAVASLIDSFMSTPRARRPARFVGLDNYEQMLADPIFWKAMANNLWFAMGTIPTSIALALLMAVWVNDKIAGRTLVRMAYFTPTILPMIAVANIWLFFFTPQYGLLEQIVDAFGGRSTNWLGSQDTALYAVTIVAIWKEAGFFMIFYLAALQAIPPSLGEAAAIEGASRWTFFRRIQFPLLMPTTLFVLINAVINAFRMVDHIFVMTRGGPDNATTLLLFYIYQVGFGFWDTAYAAALTCVLLALLALVAFVQYGWLERRTHYQ, from the coding sequence ATGAACAACCGCGCGACCGCGACGATCCATGGCTGGCTGCTGCTGCTGCCGGCGATGGCGTGCCTGGCCCTGTTCACGCACTGGCCCGCGGTCGCGAGCCTCATCGACAGCTTCATGTCGACCCCCCGGGCGCGCCGCCCGGCGCGCTTCGTCGGGCTCGACAATTACGAGCAGATGCTGGCCGACCCGATCTTCTGGAAGGCGATGGCGAACAATCTCTGGTTCGCCATGGGCACGATCCCGACCTCGATCGCGCTGGCCTTGCTGATGGCGGTCTGGGTCAACGACAAGATCGCCGGCCGCACTCTGGTCCGGATGGCCTATTTCACCCCGACCATCCTGCCGATGATCGCGGTCGCCAATATCTGGCTGTTCTTCTTCACCCCGCAATACGGCCTGCTCGAGCAGATCGTCGATGCCTTCGGCGGGCGCTCGACCAACTGGCTGGGGTCGCAGGACACGGCGCTCTATGCCGTCACCATCGTCGCGATCTGGAAGGAAGCCGGCTTCTTCATGATCTTCTATCTCGCGGCGCTGCAGGCGATCCCGCCCAGCCTGGGCGAGGCGGCAGCGATCGAAGGCGCCTCGCGCTGGACCTTCTTCCGGCGCATCCAGTTTCCGCTGCTGATGCCGACGACACTGTTCGTGCTGATCAATGCGGTGATCAACGCCTTCCGCATGGTCGACCATATCTTCGTGATGACGCGCGGCGGCCCGGACAACGCGACGACGCTGCTCTTGTTCTACATCTACCAGGTCGGCTTCGGCTTCTGGGACACCGCCTATGCCGCGGCCTTGACCTGCGTCCTGCTGGCGCTGCTCGCGCTGGTGGCCTTCGTCCAGTACGGCTGGCTCGAGCGCAGGACGCATTATCAATGA
- a CDS encoding ABC transporter substrate-binding protein gives MDRREFLGGTAAVAGSLAMAKPALAQSAELSFFYPVAVGGPITKLIDAYAAGFEKENPTIKVKPIYAGTYQETIVKALTAHKSGTPPVLSVLLSTDMFTLIDEEAIVPFDPFIKTEDDKKWLSSFFPGFMANSQTGGKTWGIPFQRSTVVLYWNKELFKEAGLDPEKPPTTWAQQLEFAQKLTKRDAAGNTSQWGIQIPSSGFPYWLFQGLTTQAGAILANAAGDKTDYANPGVVEALQYWVDLAQKHKVHPPGIVEWGTTPRDFFEKKVAMMWTTTGNLTNVRANAKFPFGVAVLPAGKKPGSPTGGGNFYLSKKASPAEQEAAFKFVRWITTPERAAQWSADTGYVAVTPAAYETEAMKKYVADFPQALVARDQLPTAVAELSTHENQRVTKALNDGLQAALTGTKQPGPAMADAQAEAERILKSYR, from the coding sequence ATGGACAGGCGCGAATTTCTGGGCGGTACCGCGGCGGTGGCTGGTTCGCTCGCCATGGCGAAACCCGCTCTCGCCCAATCCGCCGAGTTGTCCTTCTTCTATCCGGTCGCCGTGGGCGGGCCGATCACCAAGCTGATCGACGCCTATGCCGCCGGCTTCGAGAAGGAAAACCCGACCATCAAGGTCAAGCCGATCTATGCCGGCACCTATCAGGAGACGATCGTCAAGGCGCTGACCGCCCATAAGAGCGGCACGCCGCCGGTGCTCTCGGTGCTGCTCTCGACCGACATGTTCACCCTGATCGACGAGGAAGCGATCGTTCCTTTCGATCCCTTCATCAAGACCGAGGACGACAAGAAGTGGCTGTCGAGCTTCTTCCCCGGCTTCATGGCGAACAGCCAGACCGGAGGCAAAACCTGGGGCATCCCGTTCCAGCGCTCCACGGTGGTGCTCTACTGGAACAAGGAGCTGTTCAAGGAAGCCGGCCTCGATCCCGAGAAGCCACCGACGACCTGGGCGCAGCAGCTTGAATTCGCGCAGAAGCTGACCAAGCGCGACGCTGCCGGCAATACCAGCCAGTGGGGCATCCAGATCCCGTCTTCGGGCTTCCCCTACTGGCTCTTCCAGGGGCTGACCACGCAGGCCGGCGCCATCCTCGCCAATGCGGCCGGCGACAAGACCGACTACGCCAATCCCGGCGTCGTCGAGGCGCTGCAGTACTGGGTCGATCTCGCGCAGAAGCACAAGGTCCACCCGCCCGGTATCGTCGAATGGGGCACCACGCCGCGCGACTTCTTCGAGAAGAAGGTCGCGATGATGTGGACCACCACCGGCAACCTGACCAATGTCCGCGCCAACGCCAAATTCCCCTTCGGTGTCGCGGTGCTGCCGGCCGGCAAGAAGCCGGGCAGCCCGACCGGCGGCGGCAATTTCTACCTCTCCAAGAAGGCGAGCCCGGCCGAGCAGGAAGCAGCGTTCAAGTTCGTGCGCTGGATCACCACGCCCGAGCGCGCGGCGCAGTGGAGCGCCGATACCGGCTATGTCGCGGTGACGCCGGCGGCCTACGAGACCGAGGCGATGAAGAAATACGTCGCCGACTTCCCGCAGGCCCTCGTCGCGCGCGACCAGCTGCCGACCGCCGTCGCCGAGCTCTCGACCCATGAGAACCAGCGCGTCACCAAGGCGCTGAACGACGGCCTGCAGGCGGCGCTGACCGGCACGAAGCAGCCGGGCCCGGCGATGGCCGACGCCCAGGCGGAAGCCGAGCGCATCCTGAAGTCCTATCGCTGA
- a CDS encoding ABC transporter ATP-binding protein, protein MVSVDLKAVSKHWGGAAAVDDISFTVKGGDLVALLGPSGCGKSTTLRLIAGLEDSSSGTIAIGGRDVTGAAPSQRGIAMVFQNYALFPHLSVAENILFGLKVRKVSRAERDERLKRAASILGLTGLLERKPSQLSGGQQQRVALGRAIVAEAPVCLMDEPLSNLDAQLRVEMRREIRELQQRLGMTMVYVTHDQVEAMTMADQVVLMRAGRIEQDAPPDQLYENPATIFVARFVGTPPMNVIPLASVLAGGGGADLSPPSHAEPGSLAVGIRPEMTELTETGIAADVVAVEYLGADTLVETRIEGQPFIVRRPGKVRAVAGERVHIRLSQSAVHWFDLKTEQRLVLD, encoded by the coding sequence ATGGTTTCGGTAGATCTCAAGGCCGTTTCGAAGCACTGGGGCGGCGCAGCCGCGGTCGACGACATCAGCTTCACGGTCAAGGGCGGCGACCTCGTCGCGCTGCTCGGCCCGTCCGGCTGCGGCAAGTCGACCACGCTCAGGCTGATCGCGGGGCTGGAGGACAGTAGCAGCGGCACCATAGCAATCGGCGGGCGCGACGTGACCGGCGCTGCGCCTTCGCAGCGCGGCATTGCCATGGTGTTCCAGAACTATGCGCTGTTCCCACATCTCTCTGTCGCCGAGAACATCCTGTTCGGGCTGAAGGTGCGGAAGGTCTCGCGCGCAGAGCGCGACGAGCGGCTCAAGCGTGCCGCCTCGATCCTCGGGCTCACCGGCCTGCTCGAGCGCAAGCCTTCGCAGCTCTCCGGTGGCCAGCAGCAGCGTGTCGCGCTCGGCCGTGCCATTGTCGCCGAGGCGCCGGTCTGTCTGATGGACGAGCCGCTCTCCAATCTCGACGCCCAGCTGCGCGTCGAGATGCGGCGCGAAATCCGCGAACTGCAGCAGCGTCTCGGCATGACCATGGTCTATGTCACCCATGACCAAGTCGAGGCGATGACGATGGCCGACCAGGTCGTGCTGATGCGCGCCGGCCGGATCGAGCAGGATGCGCCGCCAGACCAGCTCTACGAGAACCCGGCGACGATCTTCGTCGCGCGCTTCGTCGGCACGCCGCCGATGAACGTCATCCCGCTCGCATCCGTCCTGGCGGGTGGTGGCGGCGCTGACCTCTCGCCGCCGTCCCATGCCGAGCCGGGCTCGCTCGCCGTCGGTATCCGCCCTGAGATGACCGAACTCACTGAGACCGGCATCGCGGCCGACGTCGTGGCTGTCGAGTACCTCGGCGCCGACACGCTGGTCGAGACCCGGATCGAGGGGCAGCCCTTCATCGTGCGCCGGCCCGGGAAAGTCCGTGCTGTGGCAGGCGAACGGGTCCACATCAGGCTGTCGCAATCGGCGGTGCACTGGTTCGACCTGAAGACCGAGCAGAGGCTCGTCCTGGACTGA
- a CDS encoding solute carrier family 23 protein encodes MAGYFPNWTLKTSGDVMPDERLPTGQTVIAGLQHVVAMFGSTVLAPILMGFDPNVAILFSGIATLLFFVITGGRLPSYLGSSFAFIGVVIAATGYAGTGPNANLPVALGGIIACGAVYAGIGLIVQGVGTRWIETLLPPVVTGAVVAAIGLNLTAVAINMISASPYTKWIALFTVVAVALVAVYGRGLAQRLPVLIGGLAAYILYAATATSFGAPPVDFGKVAAAAWFGLPNFVAPVFDAKAIALIVPVAIILVAENLGHIKGISVMTGRNLDGLIGRGFFADGVGTMIAGSGGGTGVTTYAENMGVMAVTRVYSTLVFVAAGVVALLLGFSPKFGAVIGTIPVAVLGGLAVVVFGLIAATAGRIWVENKVNFAEPKNLLTVATALILGAGDLKLPIFGYELGGIGTATFAAIALYHLLNRRSAA; translated from the coding sequence ATGGCTGGCTATTTTCCGAACTGGACGCTGAAGACCTCCGGCGATGTGATGCCGGACGAACGCCTGCCGACCGGGCAGACCGTGATTGCCGGCCTGCAGCATGTCGTCGCCATGTTCGGCTCGACGGTGCTGGCGCCGATCCTGATGGGCTTCGACCCCAATGTCGCAATCCTCTTCTCCGGCATCGCGACGCTGCTGTTCTTCGTCATCACCGGCGGGCGGCTGCCGAGCTATCTCGGCTCCTCCTTCGCCTTCATCGGCGTGGTCATCGCCGCGACCGGCTATGCCGGCACCGGCCCGAACGCCAATCTGCCGGTCGCGCTCGGTGGCATCATCGCCTGCGGCGCGGTCTATGCCGGGATCGGCCTGATCGTCCAGGGCGTCGGCACGCGCTGGATCGAAACCTTGCTGCCGCCGGTGGTGACCGGCGCGGTCGTCGCGGCGATCGGCCTCAACCTGACCGCGGTCGCGATCAACATGATCTCGGCCAGCCCCTACACCAAATGGATCGCGCTGTTCACGGTGGTCGCGGTTGCGCTGGTCGCCGTCTACGGCCGCGGGCTGGCGCAGCGCCTGCCGGTGCTGATCGGCGGGCTCGCCGCCTATATCCTCTATGCCGCAACGGCGACGAGCTTCGGGGCGCCGCCGGTCGATTTCGGCAAGGTCGCGGCCGCCGCGTGGTTCGGCCTGCCGAATTTCGTCGCGCCGGTGTTCGACGCGAAGGCGATCGCGCTGATCGTGCCGGTCGCGATCATCCTGGTCGCGGAGAATCTCGGGCACATCAAGGGCATCTCGGTGATGACCGGGCGCAATCTCGACGGGCTGATCGGGCGCGGCTTCTTCGCCGATGGCGTCGGAACGATGATCGCCGGTTCCGGCGGCGGTACCGGCGTCACCACCTATGCCGAGAACATGGGCGTGATGGCGGTGACGCGGGTCTATTCGACGCTGGTCTTCGTCGCGGCCGGCGTCGTCGCGCTGCTGCTCGGCTTCTCCCCGAAATTCGGCGCGGTGATCGGCACGATTCCCGTGGCTGTGCTTGGCGGTCTCGCCGTCGTCGTCTTCGGCCTGATCGCTGCGACCGCCGGCCGGATCTGGGTCGAGAACAAGGTGAACTTCGCCGAGCCGAAGAATCTCCTGACGGTGGCGACCGCGCTGATTCTCGGCGCCGGCGATCTCAAGCTGCCGATCTTCGGCTACGAGCTCGGCGGAATCGGCACGGCGACCTTCGCCGCGATCGCGCTCTACCATTTGCTCAATCGCCGCTCGGCGGCCTGA